A stretch of Lysinibacillus agricola DNA encodes these proteins:
- a CDS encoding nucleotide excision repair endonuclease, producing MIKIEFPKPDLVIRQREQDLKPGDVPITPYHGFIDFHKITRENGGIFLFYNEENELLFVGKARKIRQRIKKHFEDNVSPLKNHRDEIFKIEVYEVEDPMEREIYETYAINTFRAKYNVDKVFYS from the coding sequence TTGATTAAAATTGAATTTCCAAAACCAGATTTAGTGATTCGCCAACGCGAGCAAGATTTAAAGCCAGGTGATGTGCCAATCACACCTTACCATGGTTTTATCGACTTCCATAAAATCACGCGTGAAAACGGTGGTATTTTCTTATTCTATAACGAAGAGAACGAACTATTATTTGTCGGTAAAGCACGTAAAATTCGTCAACGTATTAAAAAGCATTTTGAGGACAATGTTTCACCGTTGAAAAATCATCGTGATGAAATTTTCAAAATTGAAGTGTATGAAGTAGAAGATCCAATGGAACGTGAAATTTACGAAACTTACGCGATCAATACATTCCGCGCTAAATACAATGTTGATAAAGTATTTTATTCATAA
- a CDS encoding TrmB family transcriptional regulator, which yields MVELIAQLKELGFTEYEAKAYTALVQNSHVSAYQVSKNSGIPRARIYDILDLLVEKGLVLKEETTDQTTYSSIPVAVFLQQVQQRWQSNFTSISDQLEKLEVKEQEAEHKVVTLKGKEAIVNYCQSLLKKAEKKVILSMWEDMYEALREDIHEVSEHVPVRGITLFVEENEASIDRHRITQYTRKSSTPHWFILSVDGQKMIYGHSPSNQETAFITNDPVHIYLLEDYIWHDVLVNRLLKRDDKELEEWITKERKAFFLE from the coding sequence ATGGTTGAATTAATCGCCCAATTAAAAGAACTGGGATTCACAGAATATGAAGCAAAAGCCTATACGGCACTCGTTCAAAATAGTCATGTTAGTGCCTATCAGGTAAGTAAAAACTCGGGTATCCCACGAGCAAGAATATATGACATACTTGATTTACTCGTTGAAAAAGGGTTAGTACTGAAAGAAGAAACTACAGATCAAACGACGTACTCTTCCATTCCTGTCGCTGTATTTTTACAACAAGTTCAGCAACGTTGGCAATCGAATTTCACGTCAATTAGTGATCAATTAGAAAAATTAGAGGTAAAAGAGCAGGAAGCGGAGCATAAGGTTGTCACGCTAAAAGGAAAAGAGGCAATCGTCAATTATTGTCAGTCATTATTAAAAAAAGCGGAGAAAAAAGTCATATTATCGATGTGGGAAGATATGTATGAAGCATTACGAGAAGATATTCATGAGGTGTCTGAGCATGTTCCAGTTCGTGGAATTACACTGTTTGTGGAGGAAAATGAGGCATCTATTGACCGGCACCGCATAACACAATATACGAGAAAATCTTCCACGCCTCATTGGTTTATTTTATCTGTAGATGGTCAGAAAATGATTTATGGCCACTCACCGTCAAATCAGGAAACGGCTTTTATTACAAATGACCCAGTTCATATTTATTTACTAGAGGATTATATATGGCATGACGTCCTTGTCAATCGACTGTTAAAGCGTGATGATAAGGAGCTTGAAGAATGGATTACTAAAGAACGTAAAGCATTTTTCTTGGAGTAA